Proteins encoded together in one Bradyrhizobium sp. PSBB068 window:
- a CDS encoding SDR family oxidoreductase — protein sequence MHILILGAAGMVGRKLTERLLREGRLGKQDISKMTLQDVVAPAKPANAAIPVNVVASDFANAGAAAPLIAERPDVIFHLAAIVSGEAEAEFDKGYRINLDGTRYLIDAIRAVGGGYKPRLVFTSSIAVFGAPFPEKIGDEFFHTPLTSYGTQKSICELLINDYTRKGLLDGISIRLPTICVRPGKPNKAASGFFSNIIREPLAGEEAVLPVSEDVRHWHASPKSAVGFLVHAGTMDLNAMGPRRNLSMPGMSVSVGEQIAALERVAGKNVTARIKRVPDPTIISIVSGWPRDFATERALKLGFTTAEKTFDDIIRIHIEDELGGKFAA from the coding sequence GTGCACATTCTGATCCTGGGTGCCGCCGGCATGGTCGGTCGCAAGCTCACCGAACGCCTGCTGCGTGAGGGCCGTCTCGGCAAGCAGGACATCAGCAAGATGACCTTGCAGGACGTGGTCGCGCCGGCCAAGCCCGCGAATGCCGCGATCCCGGTCAATGTCGTCGCATCCGACTTCGCTAATGCCGGCGCTGCTGCGCCGCTGATCGCCGAGCGCCCCGACGTGATCTTCCATCTCGCCGCGATCGTCTCGGGCGAGGCGGAGGCGGAGTTCGACAAGGGCTACCGGATCAATCTCGACGGCACCCGCTACCTGATCGACGCGATCCGCGCCGTCGGCGGCGGCTATAAGCCGCGGCTGGTGTTCACCTCCTCGATCGCGGTGTTCGGCGCCCCGTTCCCTGAGAAGATCGGCGACGAGTTCTTTCACACGCCGCTGACCAGCTATGGCACGCAGAAGTCGATCTGCGAGCTCCTGATCAACGACTATACCCGCAAGGGTCTGCTCGACGGGATATCCATCCGCCTGCCGACGATCTGCGTGCGCCCGGGCAAGCCGAACAAGGCGGCGTCCGGCTTCTTCTCCAACATCATCCGCGAACCGCTGGCGGGCGAGGAGGCGGTCCTGCCGGTGTCCGAGGACGTTCGGCACTGGCACGCCTCGCCGAAATCGGCGGTCGGATTCCTGGTCCATGCCGGCACCATGGACCTCAACGCGATGGGACCGCGGCGCAATCTCAGCATGCCCGGGATGTCCGTCTCCGTCGGCGAGCAGATCGCAGCGCTGGAGCGGGTGGCCGGCAAGAACGTCACCGCGCGGATCAAGCGGGTGCCCGATCCGACCATCATCAGCATCGTCTCTGGCTGGCCGCGCGATTTCGCCACCGAGCGCGCGCTGAAGCTCGGCTTCACCACCGCCGAGAAGACCTTCGACGACATCATCCGCATCCACATCGAGGACGAGCTCGGCGGCAAGTTTGCTGCTTAG
- a CDS encoding acyl-CoA/acyl-ACP dehydrogenase has translation MDFALSANQESIRDAVAKICSRFDEAYWLKKDKEGGYPADFHRALADAGWLGICIPEEYGGSGLGITDAAIMMRTISESGAGMSGASAVHMNVFGLNPVVVFGTKEQCQRMLPPIIDGRDKSCFAVTEPNTGLNTTQLKTRAVRQGDKYIVNGQKVWISTAQVANKILLLARTTPLEEVRSPTHGLSLFYTDFDRKRVTVHEIEKMGRKPVDSNELFFENFEIPVEDRIGEEGRGFEYILHGMNPERILIAAEAVGLGQIALKRASDYAKGRIVFNRPIGMNQAIQHPLAKCWMELEAAWLMVLRAGWQYDQNLPCGPAANSAKYLAAEAGFHACEQAVMTHGGFGYAKEYHVERYLRESLIPRIAPISPQLILSFIGEKVLGLPKSY, from the coding sequence ATGGACTTCGCACTCTCCGCCAACCAGGAATCGATCCGCGACGCGGTGGCAAAAATCTGCTCGCGCTTTGACGAAGCCTATTGGCTGAAGAAGGACAAGGAGGGCGGCTATCCGGCCGACTTCCACCGTGCGCTGGCCGATGCCGGTTGGCTCGGCATCTGCATACCCGAGGAGTATGGCGGCTCCGGGCTCGGCATTACCGACGCCGCGATCATGATGCGCACGATCTCCGAATCTGGCGCGGGCATGTCCGGCGCGTCAGCCGTGCACATGAACGTGTTCGGGCTCAATCCTGTCGTGGTGTTCGGCACCAAGGAACAGTGCCAGCGCATGCTGCCGCCGATCATCGACGGCCGCGACAAGTCCTGCTTTGCCGTCACCGAGCCCAACACCGGCCTCAACACCACGCAGCTCAAGACCCGCGCCGTGCGGCAGGGCGACAAATACATCGTCAACGGTCAGAAGGTGTGGATCTCGACCGCGCAGGTCGCCAACAAGATTCTGCTGCTCGCCCGCACCACGCCGCTGGAGGAGGTGCGCAGCCCGACCCACGGCCTCAGCCTGTTCTACACCGATTTCGACCGCAAGCGGGTCACCGTGCACGAGATCGAGAAGATGGGCCGCAAGCCGGTCGATTCCAACGAGCTGTTCTTCGAGAATTTCGAGATCCCGGTCGAGGACCGCATCGGCGAAGAGGGGCGTGGCTTCGAATACATCCTGCACGGCATGAACCCCGAGCGCATCCTGATCGCGGCCGAAGCGGTCGGGCTCGGCCAGATCGCGCTGAAGCGGGCGTCGGACTACGCCAAGGGCCGCATCGTGTTCAACCGCCCGATCGGCATGAACCAGGCGATCCAGCATCCACTGGCGAAGTGCTGGATGGAGCTCGAGGCGGCCTGGTTGATGGTGCTGCGCGCCGGCTGGCAGTATGACCAGAACCTGCCGTGCGGCCCCGCGGCGAACTCGGCGAAATATCTCGCGGCGGAAGCCGGCTTCCACGCCTGCGAGCAGGCGGTGATGACCCATGGCGGCTTCGGCTATGCCAAGGAGTACCACGTCGAGCGCTACTTGCGGGAATCGCTGATCCCGCGCATCGCGCCGATCAGCCCGCAACTCATCCTCAGCTTCATCGGTGAGAAGGTGCTCGGCCTTCCGAAGTCGTATTGA
- the eda gene encoding bifunctional 4-hydroxy-2-oxoglutarate aldolase/2-dehydro-3-deoxy-phosphogluconate aldolase, producing MTTTSKQDQIAELIRRATVIPVLTIERVEDAVPLARALVAGGVRTLEVTLRTPVAADAAKAIIAEVPDAVVGIGTILNAGDLARAEALGAKFGISPGATPELLKAVAASRLPFAPGIATASELMQALAHGFDVVKFFPAEQAGGIKALRALAGPFPNVRVCPTGGIGEANAATWLAEANVLAVGGSWLCPAADIRAGNWAGITAMCAKAMKTLKAG from the coding sequence ATGACAACGACATCGAAGCAGGACCAGATCGCCGAGCTGATCCGCCGGGCCACCGTGATCCCGGTGCTGACCATCGAGCGGGTCGAGGACGCCGTCCCGCTCGCCAGGGCGCTGGTCGCCGGCGGCGTGCGCACGCTCGAGGTGACGCTGCGTACGCCGGTCGCGGCCGATGCGGCCAAAGCCATCATCGCCGAGGTGCCCGACGCGGTGGTCGGGATCGGCACCATCCTCAATGCCGGTGATCTGGCGCGCGCCGAGGCGCTCGGCGCCAAATTCGGCATCAGCCCGGGCGCGACGCCCGAGCTGCTGAAGGCGGTGGCTGCCAGCCGGCTGCCGTTCGCGCCGGGGATCGCGACCGCGTCCGAGCTCATGCAGGCGCTGGCGCACGGCTTCGACGTCGTCAAATTCTTCCCGGCCGAGCAGGCCGGCGGTATCAAGGCACTGCGGGCCTTGGCCGGTCCATTCCCGAATGTCAGGGTCTGCCCGACCGGCGGCATTGGCGAGGCCAATGCGGCGACCTGGCTTGCCGAGGCCAACGTGCTCGCGGTCGGCGGCTCCTGGCTGTGCCCGGCGGCCGATATCCGCGCCGGCAACTGGGCGGGCATAACCGCCATGTGCGCCAAGGCGATGAAAACGCTGAAAGCCGGCTGA
- a CDS encoding thiolase family protein, with translation MSFVTGVGLTSYGKHEGLSSLDLMSKAAELAIADAGLKRAEIDGILCGYSTVSPHIMLATVFAEHFGIRPSYAHAVQVGGATGLAMTMLAHQLVDAGVAKHVLVVGGENRLTGQSRDASIQALAQVGHPDYEVTLGPTIPAYYGLVATRYMHEYGLTQEDLAEFAVLMRKHALTHPGAQFHEPITVADVMASKPVAMPLKLLDCCPVSDGGAACVISREPTGDRRVRVRGCAQAHTHQHVTAAPALSELGAEISIAKAKAASGVAISDVRYAAVYDSFTITLAMLLEDLGLAGRGEAAARVRAGYFNGDGEMPLNTHGGLLSYGHCGVGGAMAHLVETHLQMTGRADNRQVRDASVALLHGDGGVLSSHVSMFLERVR, from the coding sequence ATGAGCTTCGTCACCGGCGTCGGCCTCACCTCCTACGGCAAGCATGAGGGCCTGTCCTCGCTCGACCTGATGAGCAAGGCGGCCGAGCTTGCGATCGCGGATGCCGGGCTGAAGCGCGCCGAGATCGACGGCATCCTGTGCGGCTACTCCACGGTGTCGCCGCACATCATGCTGGCGACCGTATTCGCCGAGCATTTCGGCATCCGCCCGTCCTATGCCCATGCCGTCCAGGTCGGCGGCGCCACCGGGCTTGCCATGACCATGCTGGCGCATCAACTCGTCGATGCCGGCGTGGCGAAGCACGTGCTGGTGGTCGGCGGCGAGAACCGGCTGACCGGGCAGAGCCGCGACGCCTCGATCCAGGCGCTGGCCCAGGTCGGGCATCCCGACTACGAGGTCACGCTGGGGCCGACGATCCCGGCCTATTACGGCCTGGTCGCGACGCGCTACATGCATGAATATGGCCTCACGCAGGAAGACCTTGCCGAGTTCGCCGTCTTGATGCGCAAGCATGCGCTGACCCATCCCGGCGCCCAGTTCCACGAGCCGATCACGGTCGCCGACGTGATGGCCTCCAAGCCGGTGGCGATGCCGCTCAAGCTGCTCGACTGCTGTCCGGTCTCGGACGGCGGCGCCGCCTGCGTGATCAGCCGCGAGCCGACCGGCGACCGGCGGGTCCGCGTCCGCGGCTGCGCCCAGGCGCACACCCATCAGCACGTCACGGCCGCGCCCGCGCTGAGCGAGCTCGGCGCCGAGATTTCGATCGCGAAGGCGAAGGCCGCGTCTGGCGTTGCGATTTCGGACGTGCGCTACGCCGCGGTCTACGACAGCTTCACGATCACGCTCGCGATGCTGCTGGAGGACCTCGGCCTCGCCGGACGCGGCGAGGCGGCGGCGCGGGTGCGTGCCGGCTATTTCAACGGGGACGGCGAGATGCCGCTCAACACCCATGGCGGCCTGCTCAGCTACGGCCATTGCGGCGTCGGCGGCGCGATGGCGCATCTCGTCGAAACCCATCTGCAGATGACCGGGCGCGCCGACAATCGTCAGGTGCGGGACGCCTCGGTCGCGCTGCTGCACGGGGACGGCGGCGTGCTGTCGTCGCATGTCAGCATGTTCCTGGAGCGCGTGCGATGA
- a CDS encoding CoA transferase, which translates to MGPLQGIKVVDMTTVLMGPYATQMLGDYGADVIKVESPDGDVTRQIGPTRHPGMGPVFLNTNRSKRSVCLDLKKPAGREAVLRLIAKADVLVYNVRPQAMARLQLDYDVVAKVNPRLIYAGVFGFGQDGPYAAKPAYDDLIQGATALPALMAQTSDGVPRYVPNALVDRIVGLTAVGAICASLVHRDRTGQGQRVDIPMFETMAGFVMGDHMGGLTYDPPLDKGGYARHLSPDRRPYKTLDGYICVIVYNDKQWENFFKATGRDDLRSDPKFATFAGRATNIDVVYAELARILETKTTAEWNAILEQADVPVMPMHDLESLLEDPHMVATGVFPVIDHPTEGRIRSMTPSARWSETKVEPSRLAPRLGEHSVEILQEAGFSTEEIAAMLREGAARAAQA; encoded by the coding sequence ATGGGACCATTGCAGGGTATCAAGGTCGTCGACATGACGACCGTGCTGATGGGACCCTACGCCACGCAGATGCTCGGCGATTACGGCGCCGATGTCATCAAGGTGGAATCGCCCGACGGCGACGTGACGCGGCAGATCGGTCCGACCCGGCATCCCGGCATGGGCCCGGTGTTCCTCAATACCAACCGCAGCAAGCGTTCGGTCTGCCTCGACCTGAAGAAGCCCGCGGGCCGCGAGGCCGTGCTGCGGCTGATCGCGAAGGCCGACGTGCTGGTCTACAACGTGCGCCCGCAGGCGATGGCGCGGCTGCAGCTCGACTACGACGTCGTCGCCAAGGTCAATCCGCGGCTGATCTATGCCGGCGTGTTCGGCTTCGGCCAGGACGGGCCGTATGCCGCAAAGCCCGCCTATGACGATCTGATCCAGGGCGCCACAGCGCTGCCGGCGCTGATGGCGCAGACCTCGGACGGCGTGCCGCGCTACGTGCCGAACGCGCTGGTCGACCGCATCGTCGGTCTCACCGCGGTCGGCGCGATCTGCGCGAGCCTCGTGCATCGCGACCGCACCGGGCAAGGCCAGCGCGTCGACATTCCGATGTTCGAGACCATGGCCGGCTTCGTCATGGGCGACCACATGGGGGGGCTTACTTACGATCCGCCGCTCGACAAGGGCGGCTATGCCCGCCACCTCTCGCCGGACCGGCGGCCCTACAAGACGCTGGACGGCTACATCTGCGTCATCGTCTACAACGACAAGCAGTGGGAGAACTTCTTTAAGGCGACCGGCCGCGACGATCTGCGCAGCGACCCGAAATTCGCGACCTTCGCCGGCCGCGCCACCAACATCGACGTGGTCTACGCCGAGCTCGCGCGCATCCTTGAGACCAAGACCACCGCCGAATGGAACGCAATCCTCGAGCAGGCCGACGTGCCTGTGATGCCGATGCACGATCTCGAGAGCCTGCTCGAGGACCCGCATATGGTCGCAACCGGTGTCTTCCCCGTGATCGATCATCCGACCGAGGGCCGCATCCGCAGCATGACGCCGTCGGCACGCTGGTCGGAGACCAAGGTGGAGCCGAGCCGGTTGGCGCCGCGGCTCGGCGAGCATAGCGTGGAGATCCTGCAGGAGGCAGGTTTCTCGACCGAGGAGATCGCGGCGATGCTGCGCGAAGGCGCCGCCAGAGCGGCGCAGGCATAG
- a CDS encoding sugar ABC transporter permease, with protein sequence MSTVQTSMPARAAATGEPSAWSRLKGNRNWAAFWFMLPTAAFLILFLAYPLGLGVWMSFTDERIGRAGAFIGVENYQWLWDDSIFWLSVFNTLLYTLIASAIKFAIGLYLALLLNRHMPFKAVIRSIVLIPFIVPTVLSAIAFWWIYDSQFSIISWSLIKLGLIHSNINFLGDTEWARASVIFANVWRGVPFVAITLLAGLQTVSPSLYEAATLDGATGWQRFRFITYPLLTPIIAVVMTFSVLFTFTDFQLIWALTRGGPVNATHLMATLSYQRGIISGRLGEGAAIATAMIPFLVAAIAISWFGMQRRKWQQGSSND encoded by the coding sequence CGCGCTGCCGCAACGGGTGAGCCGTCGGCATGGTCGCGGCTCAAGGGAAACCGCAATTGGGCGGCGTTCTGGTTCATGCTGCCGACGGCGGCATTCCTGATCCTGTTCCTGGCTTATCCTCTCGGCCTTGGCGTCTGGATGAGCTTCACCGACGAGCGCATCGGGCGCGCCGGAGCCTTTATCGGTGTCGAGAATTACCAGTGGCTGTGGGACGACTCGATCTTCTGGCTGTCGGTGTTCAACACCCTGCTTTACACGCTGATCGCAAGCGCCATCAAATTCGCGATCGGACTCTATCTCGCGCTGCTGTTGAACCGGCACATGCCGTTCAAGGCGGTGATCCGCTCGATCGTGCTGATCCCGTTCATCGTGCCGACCGTGCTGTCGGCGATCGCGTTCTGGTGGATCTACGATTCGCAGTTCTCGATCATCTCTTGGTCGCTGATCAAGCTCGGACTGATCCACAGCAACATCAACTTCCTCGGCGACACGGAGTGGGCGCGGGCGAGCGTGATCTTCGCCAACGTCTGGCGTGGCGTTCCGTTTGTCGCGATCACGCTGCTGGCCGGCCTGCAGACGGTCTCGCCATCGCTTTATGAGGCCGCCACGCTCGACGGTGCCACCGGCTGGCAGCGCTTTCGCTTCATCACTTATCCGCTGCTGACCCCGATCATCGCCGTGGTGATGACCTTCTCGGTGCTATTCACCTTCACCGATTTCCAGTTGATCTGGGCATTGACCCGCGGCGGCCCGGTCAACGCCACGCATCTGATGGCGACGCTGAGCTATCAACGCGGCATCATCAGCGGGCGGCTCGGCGAGGGCGCCGCGATCGCCACCGCGATGATTCCCTTCCTGGTGGCGGCCATCGCCATCTCCTGGTTCGGAATGCAGCGCCGCAAATGGCAGCAAGGATCGAGCAATGACTGA
- a CDS encoding sugar kinase, translating to MTRVASIGECMIELRQATGGQPGGLYSRSYGGDTLNTAVYLSRLGVHIDYITALGDDGLSDEMIAGWAAEGIGTKHVARLAGKLPGLYLIQTDDKGERRFFHWRDSAAARELMDLPETDDILNSLATYDIVYLSAITLSILREDGRERLMAALKRARLLGTRFAFDTNFRARGWPDLGVARSVFSSAFDTADIVLASTEDLAPLYPGESNTALLAGISSPEVVLKLAEPACIVRSATGTTEVRAEPLIKPVVDTTAAGDSFAAAYLAARLGGAEPAEAARAGHRLAGVVVCYPGAIIPRYAMPPKKAPRPPPSRKASQ from the coding sequence ATGACCAGGGTTGCCAGCATCGGCGAATGCATGATCGAGCTGCGTCAGGCGACGGGCGGCCAGCCCGGCGGGCTGTATTCGCGCTCCTATGGCGGCGACACGCTGAACACCGCGGTCTATCTGTCGCGGCTCGGCGTCCACATCGACTATATCACGGCGCTCGGCGACGACGGGCTCAGTGATGAGATGATCGCCGGCTGGGCGGCGGAAGGCATCGGCACCAAGCATGTCGCGCGATTGGCAGGCAAGCTGCCCGGGCTCTATCTGATCCAGACCGACGACAAGGGCGAGCGGCGCTTCTTCCACTGGCGCGATAGCGCCGCCGCCCGTGAGCTGATGGACCTTCCGGAGACGGACGACATCCTGAACTCGCTCGCGACCTACGATATCGTCTATCTCTCCGCGATCACGCTCTCGATCCTGCGCGAGGACGGGCGCGAGCGGCTGATGGCTGCGCTGAAGCGGGCGCGGCTCCTGGGCACGCGTTTCGCATTCGACACCAATTTCCGCGCCCGCGGCTGGCCGGACCTGGGCGTCGCGCGAAGCGTCTTCAGCAGCGCATTCGACACCGCCGATATCGTGCTGGCGTCGACCGAAGACCTCGCACCGCTCTATCCCGGCGAGAGCAACACGGCGCTGCTCGCCGGCATTTCGAGCCCCGAGGTGGTGCTCAAGCTTGCCGAGCCCGCCTGCATCGTGCGCTCCGCTACCGGGACGACCGAGGTGAGGGCGGAGCCGCTCATCAAGCCGGTGGTTGACACCACGGCGGCCGGCGACAGTTTTGCCGCAGCCTACCTTGCTGCGCGGCTCGGTGGCGCCGAGCCCGCAGAGGCGGCGCGCGCCGGTCATCGTCTGGCCGGTGTCGTGGTGTGCTATCCCGGCGCGATCATTCCACGCTACGCCATGCCGCCGAAGAAGGCGCCTCGTCCCCCACCATCCCGCAAGGCCTCGCAATGA
- a CDS encoding AMP-binding protein — protein MNIAEWLAATARARPDAPALLTGFDLDADYATFARRAASIGAALAHDHGIAAGDRVALFASNCTQYLECLYGIWWIGAVAIPINAKLHGREAAWICGNGGARLAFVSDDTIDALTEARDDCPAAMTLLSVDSDAYRAMRRGEGAPAPLPRESNDLAWLFYTSGTTGRPKGVMLSHGNLLAMSLCYLADVDQATPNDASLYAAPISHGAGLYNFPHVRMGGRHVVPETGGFDPDEVLNLGRQLDNVVMFAAPTMVRRLVDAARKRGENGEGLRTIIYGGGPMYTVDIRDAMATMGPRFVQIYGQGESPMTITALSRDWHRASDHPRYLERLASVGTAQSVVTVRITDKDGTPLPAGETGEIEVKGLTVMLGYWNNPKANAETLRDGWLRTGDVGRLDADGFLTLSDRSKDVIISGGTNIYPREVEEALLTHPDVREVSAISVPDPEWGEIVVACVVLEDGVTADDGRLDAHCLASIARFKRPKRYVYLDALPKNNYGKVLKTALREMMAKQA, from the coding sequence TTGAACATTGCCGAATGGCTGGCGGCGACGGCGCGGGCACGCCCCGATGCGCCGGCGCTGCTGACCGGCTTCGATCTCGACGCCGATTACGCGACCTTCGCCCGCCGCGCCGCCTCGATCGGGGCGGCGCTGGCGCACGATCATGGTATTGCCGCCGGCGACCGCGTCGCGTTGTTTGCGTCGAACTGCACGCAATATCTCGAATGCCTCTACGGCATCTGGTGGATCGGCGCCGTCGCGATCCCGATCAACGCCAAGCTGCACGGCCGCGAGGCGGCGTGGATCTGCGGCAATGGTGGCGCGAGGCTTGCTTTCGTGTCCGATGACACGATCGACGCACTGACCGAAGCCCGGGACGATTGCCCCGCCGCCATGACCCTGCTGTCGGTCGACAGCGACGCGTACAGGGCGATGCGAAGGGGCGAGGGCGCGCCCGCGCCGCTGCCGCGCGAAAGCAACGATCTCGCCTGGCTGTTCTATACGTCGGGCACGACAGGCCGCCCCAAGGGCGTGATGCTCAGCCACGGCAATCTGCTTGCGATGTCGCTGTGCTATCTCGCCGACGTTGACCAAGCGACGCCGAACGACGCCTCGCTCTATGCCGCGCCGATTTCGCATGGCGCAGGCCTCTATAATTTCCCGCATGTCCGCATGGGCGGCCGCCACGTCGTTCCTGAAACCGGCGGCTTCGATCCGGACGAGGTGCTCAACCTCGGCCGCCAGCTCGACAATGTCGTGATGTTTGCAGCGCCCACCATGGTGCGCCGGCTGGTCGATGCCGCCAGGAAGCGCGGCGAGAACGGCGAAGGGCTGCGCACCATCATCTATGGCGGCGGCCCGATGTACACCGTCGACATCAGGGATGCGATGGCGACGATGGGCCCGCGCTTCGTGCAGATCTACGGCCAGGGCGAGTCGCCGATGACCATCACGGCGCTGTCGCGTGACTGGCATCGCGCCAGCGATCATCCGCGCTATCTCGAACGGCTGGCGTCGGTGGGGACCGCGCAGAGCGTCGTCACCGTCCGCATCACCGACAAGGACGGCACGCCGCTGCCCGCCGGCGAGACCGGCGAGATCGAGGTCAAGGGTTTGACCGTGATGCTCGGCTACTGGAACAACCCGAAGGCCAATGCCGAGACGCTGAGGGACGGCTGGCTGCGCACCGGCGACGTCGGCCGGCTCGACGCCGACGGCTTCCTGACGCTGTCGGACCGCTCCAAGGACGTCATCATCTCCGGCGGCACCAACATCTATCCGCGCGAGGTCGAGGAAGCGCTGCTGACGCATCCCGACGTCCGCGAAGTCTCGGCGATCAGCGTGCCGGATCCGGAATGGGGCGAGATCGTCGTCGCCTGCGTCGTGCTGGAGGATGGTGTCACCGCCGACGACGGCAGGCTCGACGCGCACTGCCTTGCCTCGATCGCCCGCTTCAAGCGGCCGAAACGCTACGTCTATCTCGATGCCCTGCCGAAGAACAATTACGGCAAGGTGCTGAAGACCGCGCTGCGGGAGATGATGGCCAAGCAGGCGTAA
- a CDS encoding acetyl-CoA acetyltransferase, with protein sequence MTAASIVGWAHTPFGKFDVETVESLVVKVANEALADAGIAASDVDEIMLGHFNAGFSPQDFTASLVLQANPALRFKPTTRVENACATGSAAVHQGIRAIEAGAAKIVLVVGVEQMTKTPGPEIGKNLLKASYLPEDGDTVGGFAGVFGKIAQSYFQKYGDQSDALAMIAAKNHKNGVANPYAQMRKDFGFEFCRAESEKNPYVAGPLKRTDCSLVSDGAAALVLTDAETARSMGKAVNIRATAHAQDFLPMSKRDILQFEGCTVAWQRALDKAGLQLSDLSFVETHDCFTVAELIEYEAMGLTPKGQGARAIKEGWTQKDGKLPVNPSGGLKAKGHPIGATGVSMHVMSAMQLAGQAPEGMQLKNPQIGGIFNMGGAAVANYVSILEPAK encoded by the coding sequence ATGACAGCAGCCAGCATTGTGGGTTGGGCGCACACGCCATTCGGCAAGTTCGACGTGGAGACCGTCGAAAGCCTCGTCGTCAAGGTCGCCAATGAGGCGCTGGCCGATGCCGGCATTGCCGCATCCGATGTCGACGAGATCATGCTCGGCCATTTCAACGCCGGCTTCTCGCCGCAGGATTTCACGGCCTCGCTGGTGCTGCAGGCCAATCCGGCGCTGCGCTTCAAGCCGACGACGCGGGTCGAGAACGCCTGCGCCACCGGTTCGGCCGCCGTGCACCAGGGCATTCGCGCCATCGAGGCGGGTGCCGCCAAGATCGTGCTGGTCGTCGGCGTCGAGCAGATGACCAAGACGCCGGGCCCTGAGATTGGCAAGAACCTGTTGAAGGCGTCGTATCTGCCCGAGGACGGCGATACGGTCGGCGGTTTCGCCGGGGTGTTCGGCAAGATCGCGCAGTCCTATTTCCAGAAATACGGCGACCAGTCGGACGCGCTGGCGATGATCGCGGCGAAGAACCACAAGAACGGCGTCGCCAATCCCTATGCGCAGATGCGCAAGGATTTCGGCTTCGAGTTCTGCCGCGCCGAGAGCGAGAAGAACCCCTATGTCGCCGGACCCTTGAAGCGCACCGACTGCTCGCTGGTGTCGGACGGCGCCGCCGCGCTGGTGCTGACCGACGCCGAGACCGCCAGGAGCATGGGCAAGGCGGTGAACATCCGCGCCACTGCGCATGCGCAGGATTTCCTGCCGATGTCCAAGCGCGACATCCTGCAGTTCGAAGGCTGCACCGTTGCGTGGCAGCGCGCGCTGGACAAGGCCGGCCTGCAACTCTCCGATCTGTCCTTCGTCGAGACCCACGATTGCTTCACGGTCGCCGAACTGATCGAATATGAAGCGATGGGCCTGACGCCGAAGGGGCAGGGTGCGCGCGCCATCAAGGAAGGTTGGACCCAGAAGGACGGCAAGCTGCCGGTCAATCCATCCGGCGGCCTCAAGGCCAAGGGCCATCCGATCGGCGCCACCGGCGTTTCGATGCATGTGATGAGCGCGATGCAGCTCGCCGGCCAGGCGCCGGAGGGCATGCAGCTCAAGAACCCGCAAATCGGCGGCATCTTCAACATGGGCGGTGCTGCGGTCGCCAATTACGTCTCGATCCTCGAGCCGGCCAAGTAG
- a CDS encoding carbohydrate ABC transporter permease, protein MTDSTLQSKAVTNTGDATEGMNYLESLPRRLVTLYLPLFIILVVLLFPFYWMVLTSIKPDEQLIDMDKFNPFWVIHPTFKHISKLLFETQYPRWLWNTMYVAVGATFLSIVASVLSAYAITRLRFKGAEAVGVLIFFAYLVPPSILFIPLASVIQAYGLFDSPLSLILVYPTLLIPFSTWLLMGYFKTIPYELEECALIDGASRWQILVKIIVPLAIPGLISAFIFSFTLCWNEFIYALTFLQSTPNKTVPVAIVNEFVDGDIYKWGSLMAGALVGSLPLVILYAFFVEHYVSAMTGAVKE, encoded by the coding sequence ATGACTGATTCAACCTTGCAATCGAAGGCCGTGACCAACACCGGCGATGCCACCGAAGGCATGAACTATCTGGAGTCGCTGCCGCGACGCCTCGTTACGCTCTATTTGCCGCTGTTCATCATCCTCGTGGTGCTGCTGTTCCCGTTCTATTGGATGGTGCTGACGTCGATCAAGCCGGACGAGCAGCTCATCGACATGGACAAGTTCAACCCGTTCTGGGTGATCCATCCGACCTTCAAGCACATCAGCAAGCTGCTGTTCGAAACCCAGTATCCGCGCTGGCTTTGGAACACGATGTATGTCGCTGTCGGCGCGACCTTCCTTTCCATCGTCGCCAGCGTGCTGTCGGCCTACGCGATCACGCGGCTGCGCTTCAAGGGTGCGGAGGCCGTTGGTGTCCTGATCTTCTTCGCTTATCTGGTGCCGCCATCGATCCTGTTCATCCCGCTGGCGTCGGTGATCCAGGCCTACGGGCTGTTCGATTCGCCGCTGTCGTTGATCCTGGTCTATCCGACGCTGCTGATCCCGTTCTCGACCTGGCTCCTGATGGGTTACTTCAAGACCATCCCCTATGAGCTGGAAGAGTGCGCATTGATCGACGGCGCGTCGCGCTGGCAGATCCTGGTCAAGATCATCGTGCCGTTGGCGATCCCGGGCCTGATCTCCGCTTTCATATTCTCGTTCACGCTATGCTGGAACGAGTTCATCTATGCGCTGACATTCCTGCAATCGACACCGAACAAGACGGTTCCGGTCGCGATCGTCAACGAGTTCGTCGATGGCGACATCTACAAATGGGGCTCGTTGATGGCCGGAGCGCTGGTCGGCTCGTTGCCGCTGGTTATTCTTTACGCGTTCTTCGTTGAGCATTATGTGTCGGCCATGACGGGCGCCGTGAAGGAATAA